A genome region from Scomber japonicus isolate fScoJap1 chromosome 15, fScoJap1.pri, whole genome shotgun sequence includes the following:
- the slc52a2 gene encoding solute carrier family 52, riboflavin transporter, member 2 yields the protein MMSGSWWSSEAVTHGLMALFALGSWISVNSLWVELPVVVRVLPEGWNLPAYLSVLIAFGNLGPIAVTITHHCAPGRLNERVVIHCIQILAVVASAFLAIFWSHTVTIAGEERSLPFLIFTFVLAFVCCTSNVTFLPFMFSYPPRYIRTFFIGQGLSALFPCIVALGQGVSKLECKTVNDTVQPHYLKESFPAQNFFWFLFVMLFISALSFLALTRRQTTSEQYAPSQEPDNTVVTKNGEETHPLNNGGTPVSEDQVQVVVPPPAPQTFWTRHNIYLLALLAVSNALTNGVLPSIQSFSCLPYSSMTFHLSVVLGNIANPLACFLAMFFVMRSPTGLGILSLGGGVFAAYLIALAALSPCPPLLGNPSGVALVVISWIIFTGLFSYLKVVIGTLLHEAGHAALLWCGISIQAGSLIGALTMFPLVNIYQVFARAQECVDNCS from the exons ATGATGTCCGGCAGCTGGTGGAGCAGTGAGGCGGTGACCCATGGGCTAATGGCTCTGTTCGCCCTGGGCTCCTGGATATCCGTCAACAGTCTGTGGGTCGAGCTCCCGGTGGTTGTCAGGGTGCTCCCCGAAG GGTGGAACCTGCCTGCCTACCTCTCAGTGCTGATAGCATTTGGGAACCTGGGCCCGATAGCAGTGACCATCACACACCACTGTGCTCCGGGAAGATTAAATGAGCGTGTCGTCATCCACTGTATTCAGATACTGGCAGTGGTGGCATCTGCTTTTCTGGCTATCTTCTggtcacacactgtcacaatAGCCGGAGAGGAGAGGTCCCTGCCCTTCCTGATCTTCACCTTTGTGTTGGCTTTCGTGTGTTGTACGTCCAACGTCACCTTCCTGCCTTTTATGTTCAGCTACCCCCCTCGGTATATCCGTACGTTCTTCATCGGTCAGGGTTTAAGCGCATTGTTCCCTTGCATCGTGGCTTTAGGACAAGGTGTTAGCAAGCTGGAGTGTAAAACTGTGAACGACACGGTGCAGCCACACTATTTAAAAGAGAGCTTTCCGGCTCAGAACTTCTTCTGGTTCTTGTTTGTCATGCTGTTCATCTCAGCGTTAAGTTTTCTGGCTTTGACACGAAGACAGACAACGTCGGAGCAGTATGCACCGTCACAGGAACCTGACAACACAGTGGTGACAAAGAACGGAGAGGAGACCCACCCGCTTAACAACGGAGGGACGCCGGTGTCTGAGGATCAGGTGCAGGTGGTTGttcctccacctgctcctcaGACATTTTGGACACGACACAACATCTACCTGCTGGCACTGCTTGCTGTCTCCAATGCCCTCACCAACGGGGTCCTGCCTTCTATCCAGAGTTTCTCCTGTCTGCCTTACAGCTCCATGACCTTTCACCTCTCTGTGGTGCTTGGCAACATAGCAAACCCCCTGGCCTGCTTTCTAGCTATGTTTTTTGTCATGAG GTCCCCCACTGGTCTGGGCATTTTGTCTTTAGGAGGTGGAGTATTTGCTGCGTATCTCATTGCTTTAGCAGCACTCAGCCCCTGTCCTCCCCTCCTGGGAAACCCCTCTGGTGTGGCTTTAGTG GTCATCTCCTGGATTATTTTCACCGGCCTCTTCTCCTATCTGAAGGTGGTGATTGGGACTCTGCTTCACGAGGCGGGCCACGCCGCCCTGCTGTGGTGCGGCATCTCAATTCAGGCCGGCTCTCTAATCGGGGCCCTCACCATGTTCCCCCTGGTCAACATCTATCAAGTGTTTGCCAGGGCTCAGGAATGTGTGG
- the LOC128374189 gene encoding uncharacterized protein LOC128374189 — protein sequence MAEGEDFSLCGKAAVTEANLRDEYYWKLVADFIGPQSGEGLELYQAPCQNRLLIQVGLLREDNNFPWAAIMEWLKKIFPSHQSADFRRLIETGIATTLSLGSDARLSFLESEVNFNFVGPICDSIGVEREHLLKMRDFSERAKSIEVTNGLILELSNFVSREKIAPVILVTWLRNFNCEFCKDGDTQKAYKVLRTKIKKLKVLFRSYETRRHRRKAAMESLLQCTFELVPKKPDARKFVVKKRMKKDDFANIEKVTIKEEYENYEISQSEELERNGAVVRKKILNEHSSVHDGRDEDLDGSISGEETSDNKGEPLTLLDIAMLSVQKLLSVYCGKTTACKQVSLDLLKNQYTLTCKEHPAMAEMEKKLESLSKDISFASPVVFLHYNANFLVDVHDAVERQIMVFEREITESTGEKLGRDRLPKFVNFKNLSESATSRYIHMACDILSPHTPDRQNYRKHWVAFCDEKNNPSKLAMNQSNRFNNYFEAAAGLIHHHKEVALFFSDLLSLNNDECPNIILESVAADASDSVIQSLVCVLAIVYCKFLGPYWQLLKSGGEYSHYSQYMLCLYQKFIDWSKDPSTLLEPEETTNVFLQFPLQEKAFNGIFHYCGQWHTNRDLIRACLKRTIKVIAAVTEEHLKDFLPGGKFYQVPSPDLKMQLTSCTFSVLMAKYPFGHEYPYKKKRPDKSSKRSSQKHLSSESDSSQEDNGGSCSSDDSSDDSSDWRAKNNSHLDQNGGKKEKTGRGYWRRDLEQEECEQNMDKDYIVATVERNGGPCKSQQDVDKMMLRFDGKSRAEKREAVRCEILYQKMVLLNTDPHLNGGFANSTDMVLKLKLALPRVKPGYSLVLAPRKTRRKPVFQDITDAEVVQSESSSTGEH from the exons ATGGCGGAAGGTGAAGATTTCTCCCTTTGTGGAAAAGCAGCTGTAACTGAGGCTAATCTGA GGGATGAGTACTATTGGAAGCTTGTTGCAGACTTCATCGGCCCTCAGTCGGGGGAAGGATTAGAGCTTTATCAGGCACCATGCCAAAACAGACTATTGATTCAAGTTGGACTTCTGAGAGAGGACAATAACTTCCCATGGGCTGCCATCATGGAGTGGCTGAAGAAAATCTTCCCGAGTCATCAGTCGGCTGACTTTCGTCGTTTGATTGAAACAGGCATTGCAACAACATTGAGTCTTGGTAGTGATGCGAGGCTTTCCTTCCTGGAATCAGAGGTCAACTTTAACTTTGTTGGTCCAATATGTGACAGCATTGGAGTTGAACGAGAACATCTTTTGAAAATGAGGGATTTTTCAGAGCGAGCAAAATCAATTGAAGTCACAAATGGATTGATTCTCGAGTTGAGCAACTTTGTCTCCAGGGAGAAAATTGCCCCAGTCATTTTAGTTACATGGCTTAGAAACTTCAACTGTGAATTTTGTAAGGATGGGGATACTCAGAAGGCATATAAAGTCCTTAGGACTAagataaaaaagttaaaagtccTTTTCCGCAGTTATGAAACAAGAAGGCACAGGAGGAAGGCAGCGATGGAAAGTCTACTCCAATGTACATTTGAACTGGTGCCAAAAAAACCTGATGCACGGAAATTTGTTGTGAAGAAACGCATGAAAAAAGACGACTTTGCAAATATTGAAAAAGTGACAATCAAGGAAGAATATGAGAACTATGAAATATCACAGAGCGAGGAGTTGGAGAGGAACGGAGCAGTTGTAaggaaaaaaatactgaatgaaCATTCCTCTGTGCATGATGGTAGGGATGAGGACTTGGATGGATCCATCAGTGgagaagaaacctcagacaACAAAGGAGAACCCCTGACCTTGCTTGACATTGCAATGCTGTCTGTCCAAAAGCTGTTAAGTGTGTACTGCGGGAAAACCACAGCTTGCAAGCAAGTTTCCTTGGATCTCTTAAAAAATCAGTACACCCTAACATGCAAGGAGCACCCAGCCATggcagagatggagaaaaaactCGAATCACTCTCTAAAGACATTTCATTTGCCTCTCCCGTGGTGTTTTTACACTACAATGCCAATTTCCTTGTTGATGTGCATGATGCCGTTGAGCGGCAGATTATGGTCTTTGAGAGGGAGATCACTGAGTCAACAGGAGAAAAACTAGGCCGTGATAGGCTTCCAAAATTCGTTAACTTCAAGAATTTGTCCGAAAGTGCAACTTCACGCTACATTCACATGGCTTGTGACATCTTGAGCCCTCACACCCCTGATAGGCAGAACTACAGAAAACACTGGGTGGCTTTCTGTGACGAAAAGAACAACCCCTCCAAACTTGCAATGAATCAGTCAAACCGATTCAACAACTACTTTGAAGCTGCGGCTGGCCTTATTCACCATCACAAAGAGGtcgctctcttcttctctgattTGCTGTCACTGAACAACGACGAATGCCCAAACATTATTCTGGAGAGTGTCGCTGCCGATGCTAGTGATTCTGTGATTCAGAGTCTCGTGTGTGTTCTGGCTATTGTTTACTGCAAATTCCTTGGTCCTTACTGGCAGCTTCTGAAAAGTGGAGGAGAGTACTCACACTACAGCCAGTACATGCTCTGTCTCTACCAAAAGTTCATTGATTGGTCCAAAGATCCGTCAACACTGCTGGAGCCTGAAGAGACCACAAATGTTTTTCTGCAGTTCCCATTGCAGGAGAAAGCATTTAATGGGATTTTTCATTACTGTGGTCAGTGGCACACAAATAGAGACCTAATCAGAGCTTGCCTGAAGAGGACCATCAAGGTGATTGCTGCCGTCACAGAGGAGCACCTGAAGGATTTCTTACCTGGAGGAAAATTTTACCAAGTCCCCTCTCCAGATTTGAAAATGCAATTAACAAGTTGCACGTTCTCTGTCTTGATGGCAAAATATCCCTTCGGCCACGAGTATCCTTACAAGAAGAAAAGACCCGACAAGTCTTCCAAGCGCTCCTCACAGAAGCACTTGTCATCAGAATCGGACAGCTCTCAGGAAGATAACGGCGGGTCTTGCTCATCTGATGACAGCTCCGATGACTCGTCTGATTGGCGAGCTAAAAACAATTCCCATCTTGACCAAAACGGCggtaaaaaggaaaagacaggaaggggaTATTGGAGACGTGACCTGGAACAAGAAGAGTGTGAGCAGAACATGGATAAGGATTACATAGTAGCTACCGTGGAGAGAAATGGCGGGCCGTGCAAATCACAGCAGGATGTCGACAAAATGATGCTGCGTTTTGATGGAAAATCCCGAGCTGAGAAACGGGAAGCGGTTCGCTGTGAGATCCTGTACCAGAAGATGGTTCTCCTCAACACAGACCCACACTTGAATGGTGGTTTCGCCAACAGCACAGACATGGTGTTGAAGCTTAAGCTCGCACTTCCTCGTGTTAAACCTGGATACTCTCTTGTTTTAGCCCCTAGAAAGACGAGAAGAAAGCCTGTGTTCCAAGACATAACAGATGCTGAGGTGGTTCAGAGTGAGAGCAGCAGCACAGGAGAACACTGA